One Microlunatus soli genomic window carries:
- a CDS encoding Gfo/Idh/MocA family protein, which produces MATAQGSTGHGPIKIIQIGAGSMGRGWLRTIADNPDVELVGLVDLDPDLARRAADEAGHQQAVIATSLDALDVSADAVINVTIPEAHASTSQQALFAGLPVLCEKPIAPTVAGGLAMAAAAEASGRLLMISQSRRYVNSFTQYRQLVGDLGRIGTVTCDFFKAPHFGGFRDAMEHPLLVDMAIHTFDASRALLGNNPVSVYCEEYNPSWSWYDGDAAANAIFTFADGTRFGYHGSWCAPGQETSWNGNWRVSAEAGSAAWDGDHEPTAERIDDHEVKIPPSPQTPEYIAGSLVEFVDHLRNGTRPDTHAAANVLSLAMVEAAVRSASVKQPVQIADVITAAHRQATADDHGPRIHAVLESWDVLEVVGLSG; this is translated from the coding sequence ATGGCAACAGCACAGGGTTCGACCGGGCACGGCCCGATCAAGATCATCCAGATCGGTGCCGGTTCGATGGGGCGTGGCTGGCTGCGCACCATCGCCGACAACCCCGACGTCGAGCTGGTCGGTCTGGTCGACCTCGATCCCGATCTCGCCCGGCGGGCCGCCGACGAGGCGGGCCATCAGCAGGCGGTGATCGCTACCTCGCTGGATGCGCTCGACGTGTCGGCCGATGCGGTGATCAACGTGACGATCCCCGAGGCGCACGCCTCCACCAGTCAGCAGGCTCTCTTCGCCGGGCTGCCGGTGTTGTGTGAGAAGCCGATCGCTCCGACCGTGGCGGGCGGGTTGGCGATGGCGGCCGCGGCCGAGGCGTCCGGACGGCTGTTGATGATCAGTCAGTCGCGGCGTTACGTGAACTCCTTCACCCAGTATCGCCAGCTGGTCGGCGACCTCGGCCGGATCGGCACCGTCACCTGCGACTTCTTCAAGGCACCGCATTTCGGCGGATTCCGGGACGCCATGGAGCACCCGTTGCTGGTCGACATGGCGATCCACACCTTCGACGCGTCGCGGGCGTTGCTGGGCAACAATCCGGTCAGCGTCTACTGCGAGGAGTACAACCCCTCCTGGAGCTGGTACGACGGTGACGCCGCCGCCAACGCGATCTTCACCTTCGCCGACGGCACCCGCTTCGGCTATCACGGCAGCTGGTGCGCACCGGGACAGGAGACGTCCTGGAACGGTAACTGGCGGGTGAGCGCCGAAGCCGGTAGCGCCGCCTGGGACGGTGATCATGAACCGACCGCCGAGCGCATCGATGATCACGAGGTGAAGATCCCGCCGTCGCCGCAGACACCGGAGTACATCGCCGGCTCGCTGGTCGAATTCGTCGACCATCTGCGCAACGGCACTCGACCCGACACCCACGCTGCGGCCAACGTGCTCAGCCTGGCGATGGTCGAGGCGGCGGTCCGGTCGGCGAGCGTCAAGCAGCCGGTGCAGATCGCCGACGTGATCACCGCCGCCCACCGGCAAGCAACCGCCGATGATCACGGTCCGCGGATCCACGCCGTCCTGGAGTCCTGGGACGTGCTGGAGGTTGTCGGTCTTTCCGGCTAA
- a CDS encoding NADP-dependent isocitrate dehydrogenase, with protein sequence MEASPSATIIYTHTDEAPLLATYSFLPIIQAYASKAGVQVETRDISLSGRIISQFPDRLTAEQRQPDALAELGELAERPEANIIKLPNVSASIPQLKAAIKELQDQGYDLPDYPESAQSAEDREIQAKYDAVKGSAVNPVLRQGNSDRRAPASVKNYAKAHPHRMGAWSADSKTRVATMGHDDFRSNEQSVVLEADDTLTIEHVAADGTVTVLKEKLPVLAGEVVDGTFLSVSALEAFLAEQIAAAKADDVLFSLHLKATMMKVSDPIIFGHAVKTFLPALFEKYGEELASAGISANDGLGWVLSAAEKLPDGEAIKKLVADGLASGPKLAMVDSDRGISNLHVPSDVIVDASMPAMIRIGGHMWGPEGEEADTLAVIPDSSYAGVYQTVIEDCKANGAFDPATMGSVPNVGLMAQKAEEYGSHDKTFEAPADGTIRVVDSAGNELIKHEVRTGDIWRACQTKDAPIKDWVKLAVTRAKASGAPAIFWLDEGRAHDANLIKKVNTYLAELDTDGLEIKIMAPAEATAYSLERIRKGEDTISVTGNVLRDYNTDLFPILELGTSAKMLSVVPLMAGGGLFETGAGGSAPKHVQQLVKENYLRWDSLGEFFALAASFEHLAGFADNARAQVLADTLDRATGTFLNEDKSPTRRVGGIDNRGSHYYLARYWAQELAEQTEDAELAAAFKPLAETLAGQEETIVGELNGVQGSPADIGGYYRPDDELAAKVMRPSKTLNEAIASL encoded by the coding sequence ATGGAAGCGTCACCCAGCGCCACGATCATCTACACCCACACCGACGAGGCGCCGCTGTTGGCGACCTACTCGTTCCTGCCGATCATCCAGGCCTATGCATCCAAGGCCGGGGTCCAGGTCGAGACGCGGGACATCTCGCTGTCCGGGCGGATCATCTCCCAGTTCCCGGACCGCCTGACCGCGGAGCAGCGGCAGCCGGACGCGCTGGCCGAGCTGGGCGAACTGGCCGAGCGGCCGGAGGCCAACATCATCAAGCTGCCCAACGTGTCGGCCTCGATCCCCCAGCTGAAGGCTGCCATCAAGGAACTCCAGGATCAGGGCTACGACCTGCCCGACTACCCGGAGAGCGCGCAGTCGGCCGAGGATCGCGAGATCCAGGCCAAGTACGACGCCGTCAAGGGCTCTGCGGTCAACCCGGTGCTGCGGCAGGGCAACTCCGACCGCCGGGCGCCCGCGTCGGTGAAGAACTACGCCAAGGCCCACCCGCATCGGATGGGCGCCTGGAGCGCCGATTCCAAGACCCGGGTCGCCACCATGGGCCACGACGACTTCCGCTCCAACGAGCAGTCGGTGGTCCTGGAGGCCGACGACACCTTGACGATCGAGCATGTCGCCGCCGACGGCACGGTGACTGTGCTGAAGGAGAAGCTGCCGGTGCTGGCCGGCGAGGTGGTGGACGGCACCTTCCTCAGCGTCAGCGCGCTGGAAGCCTTCCTGGCCGAGCAGATCGCCGCGGCCAAGGCCGACGACGTGCTGTTCTCGCTGCATCTGAAGGCCACCATGATGAAGGTCTCGGACCCGATCATCTTCGGCCACGCCGTCAAGACCTTCCTGCCGGCGCTGTTCGAGAAGTACGGCGAGGAGCTCGCCTCGGCCGGCATCTCGGCCAACGACGGGCTCGGCTGGGTGCTCAGCGCCGCGGAGAAGTTGCCCGACGGCGAGGCGATCAAGAAGCTGGTCGCCGACGGTCTCGCGTCCGGCCCGAAGCTGGCGATGGTCGACTCCGACCGTGGCATCAGCAACCTGCACGTGCCGTCCGACGTGATCGTGGACGCCTCGATGCCGGCCATGATCAGGATCGGCGGTCACATGTGGGGCCCGGAGGGCGAGGAAGCCGACACCCTGGCGGTGATCCCCGACTCCAGCTACGCCGGCGTCTACCAGACTGTGATCGAGGACTGCAAGGCCAACGGCGCCTTCGACCCGGCCACCATGGGTTCGGTGCCGAACGTCGGCCTGATGGCGCAGAAGGCCGAAGAATACGGCTCACACGACAAGACCTTCGAGGCCCCAGCCGACGGCACCATCCGGGTGGTCGACAGCGCCGGCAACGAGTTGATCAAGCACGAGGTCCGGACCGGTGACATCTGGCGGGCCTGCCAGACCAAGGACGCTCCGATCAAGGACTGGGTCAAGCTCGCCGTCACCCGGGCCAAGGCCAGTGGCGCGCCGGCGATCTTCTGGCTGGACGAGGGCCGGGCCCACGACGCCAATCTGATCAAGAAGGTGAACACCTACCTGGCCGAGCTGGACACCGACGGCCTGGAGATCAAGATCATGGCGCCGGCCGAGGCGACGGCGTACTCGCTGGAGCGGATCCGCAAGGGCGAGGACACCATCTCGGTGACCGGCAACGTGCTGCGTGACTACAACACCGACCTGTTCCCGATCCTGGAGCTGGGCACGTCGGCCAAGATGCTGTCGGTGGTGCCGCTGATGGCCGGCGGCGGTCTCTTCGAGACCGGTGCCGGTGGTTCGGCGCCGAAGCACGTGCAGCAGCTGGTGAAGGAGAACTACCTGCGCTGGGACAGCCTCGGCGAGTTCTTCGCCCTGGCCGCCAGCTTCGAGCACCTGGCCGGATTTGCCGACAACGCACGGGCCCAGGTGCTGGCCGACACCCTGGACCGGGCCACCGGCACCTTCCTCAATGAGGACAAGTCACCGACCCGGCGGGTCGGCGGGATCGACAACCGCGGCTCGCATTACTATCTGGCGCGCTACTGGGCGCAGGAGCTGGCCGAGCAGACCGAGGATGCCGAGCTGGCTGCGGCCTTCAAACCGTTGGCCGAGACGCTCGCCGGTCAGGAGGAGACGATCGTCGGTGAGCTGAACGGCGTCCAGGGCTCCCCCGCCGACATCGGTGGCTACTACCGTCCGGACGACGAACTGGCCGCGAAGGTGATGCGGCCGTCCAAGACGCTGAACGAGGCGATCGCTTCGCTGTAA
- a CDS encoding ThuA domain-containing protein, translating to MTVSSTDLSYAPTDRPIRAVVWGENRHEQREEHVAKIYPQGMHTTIKEGIEENLGDQVSVRTVTLDDPEHGLTEELLGQTDVLLWWGHAAHQDVADEIVERVYRHVLSGMGLIVLHSGHWSKIFGKLMGTSCTLRWRSEHDRELVWTIDRTHPIARGVPHPIEIEAQEMYGEQFDIPTPDELIFISSFTGGEVFRSGCTWRRGNGRVFYFSPGDQDYPVYHNAAVRKVIANGVGWARPVVERTMPTLRRHEVGQFNEGREYQSPWQNKA from the coding sequence GCAGCGCGAGGAGCATGTCGCGAAGATCTACCCGCAGGGCATGCACACCACGATCAAGGAAGGCATCGAGGAGAACCTCGGCGACCAGGTCAGCGTCCGCACCGTGACGCTGGACGATCCCGAACACGGCCTGACCGAGGAGCTGCTCGGCCAAACCGACGTGCTGCTGTGGTGGGGCCATGCTGCGCACCAGGACGTCGCCGACGAGATCGTCGAGCGGGTCTACCGGCACGTGCTCTCCGGGATGGGGCTGATCGTGCTGCACTCCGGGCACTGGTCCAAGATCTTCGGCAAGCTGATGGGCACCAGCTGCACCCTGCGCTGGCGCAGCGAGCACGACCGCGAGTTGGTCTGGACCATCGACCGTACTCACCCGATCGCCCGCGGCGTTCCGCATCCGATCGAGATCGAGGCCCAGGAGATGTACGGCGAACAGTTCGACATCCCGACCCCGGACGAGTTGATCTTCATCAGCTCCTTCACCGGTGGCGAGGTGTTCCGATCCGGCTGCACCTGGCGCCGCGGCAACGGCAGGGTCTTCTACTTCTCCCCGGGCGATCAGGACTACCCGGTCTACCACAACGCGGCAGTGCGTAAGGTGATCGCCAACGGTGTCGGCTGGGCACGACCTGTCGTCGAGCGCACCATGCCCACCCTGCGGAGGCATGAGGTAGGGCAGTTCAACGAAGGCCGGGAGTATCAGTCGCCCTGGCAGAACAAGGCGTAA